AGAACTTCATGCACTGTATGCTGTATCCAAATTTCTTTTCAGATAAGGACAACAGTCACTTTGGATTAGGACCCAGCCTAATTTTATCTTGATTATATATGGAAAGACGTTATCTCCCAATAGTCACATTCTAGATAGTggagttagaattttttttttgggggggggggcaggggagtTGGGGGCAGAACTCAACCCATAACAATAGAATCTACATCTGCCCTTTCCTCAGAAGGTCTAGGCTATTGGGGAGCCCTGGGTAGGCTGGGGGCAGAGGGGTTCATGACAAGTGTTTAAAAAGCTTTCCCTGGGCAGACCCAGTCTCTAGGACAGAGATGAACAGGGAGGTTCTAGATAGGGAGGCTCTGCATGAGAGCAGTGTACCTGGCTGGGGGGAAGTGCTGGCATAGAACATGGGTACAAGACAGGGGAAAACCCACTGAGGCACATGGAGAATGTTGGCAGTGGGGCTGGTTGGGAGCCTTGACTGCCAGACACATGGGTCTTGAGACCTTTGGCCTAGATGTGTATTTTGTCACCACTGGAAGCCCCCTTTAAGCCTGGCCTGGCTTAACCACTATTCTTCTGAGTTTAAAGTGAGCCATGGAGGGCCTCAGACCCAGGGGCATGGAGGAGACAGGAAGAGGGAAGCTGGGCCCCTACTCATTCCCAGATGGACTAGCAATTTGTCATACCCAGGCTGGGATACGCAGCGCAGGTCCACATCCACTCTAAACTCATTGCTCTGAGAAGGCCAAGTCAGGTCAACTCCAAAGGCAAAAGGAAGCATGGAGCTAAGCAATGGATATGTGGGACTTATGCATGGCCAGTGCTTGAGACTTTACCTCCCCAGTGCCATGGCTGAGGCTGACTCTATTTGTCCTCTGGCCCTCAACTCCACCATTTCCATGCCTCTCCCTCCAAGGGCTCCTCCTAACGAATCACTGGTGGTGGGTAACTCATCCAGTAATCACCACCTGGGTCCCTTATATATGAGTGGGTCTCTTGCACCCTGGCCTATACCCATAGACAGATAGCCTGACCCAGAGGCCTCCATTACAGTGTTGAGGAGGTTGTGACAAAAGGAGGCAGAAAGAGCCTCGTATGGGTATTGGTACCACCACAGGAGTTCCTGTCACCACCATCACACAAAGGAAGGATCTTGAAACCCATTTACTCACCACAACTTCAAAGCTTTATTATCAACAGCTCACATTCAAGTTCAGATTCCTATAAAGTTTGATGTACCAAGAAGGGAGACAGCAAGGACTAGCTAAGTTCCCTTGCTGAGATGGGCCTTCCCAGAACCCATAACACCCACCTGGTAAGTAGTGGCCTGAAAGCCCCTGGAACACACACAACCATCCTGCACCATGGACCTGAACATACAGGACCCTTGGTGCACAAAAGACCACCCAGCATATGTGGGGCCACATCTCTCATTCAAGACTGTCCAATGCACACAGGACTCTCTGGCATATGGAGAACCACTGGATCTCTAATGAGGCTGAGCTTCTATTGTAAAAGTGAGTTTTTCTCTGGTCCTCCTTGTATATGATTGCAAATATGGCCCATATCCTCTCAGGAACAGGTATGGTTGTTGGGAAGTAAAGCACAGTGGTGCCCTATGTACCACTTAAACACCATTTAAGGCACCATTTAAATAAATGCCTACTCCTGACATTTGACCAGAGCAAAGAGCCATTGGCTACAAGTATAAGGTAAAAGGTTCTCTTCTGCCTGCTtggcatgcacatgtgtgtgtatactctTGAGTATGTGTtcaaatatgtatacacatgcaattttgtgtgcatgtgtgtgcctcTGCACAtgggggtgtgtatgtgtgtgagcatgtgccctacatgtgtatgtgtgccttTACATGTGGACAAGGTAGACCCAAGTATAGTCACACACATATGGTACACCTGGTTCTGTCCTAGACCTGGCATCAGAATCTCTCACTCCCCATTGGCATAAAGGCAGACCCTGAGCTGGATACAACACAAGAATAGGTAACAAACAAATTAGACATCTCTGAGAATGTTGGCCAAGTCACGAGCAGTGTAGTATGGTCATGGAAGGTTGCTGTCCACACTGGCCTTCAAGGCAGGGCCTCCAGAGCCTGCTGGCCATATCCAGCAGTGGGGGATTAGCTCTGTAACATGAACTCGTAGGTGTTGGTCTCCCAGCAGGAGGGGTCCTTGTTCAGCATGCTGCGCTCGGTGAAGGTCACGTGACCATCTGCGTCCACAAGGATGATGGTGTTGGTTCTGAAAAACAGTGTTCACCCTGTATCCCTAGGCTCCAGTCCTACCTGTCAGAGGCACAGCTGATGCCagacctgaggcaggaggcaggaagaggcAGATTCACCAAGTGTGGGGTCTGTGCTGGGCACTTGGTTCCAGCTTTGTGGTAGGTCACAAATGAGTAGCAATCCCAGTCTTGAGGATACAGAGAAGCTTGTCAGAGGCATCTGGGCCTCCTGACCAAGCCTGCATGCCCACACTGGGTGAGTCCTGTCACCTCTAGTCTGAAACACCCCCAgccttccctgccttccctctgcaGGAAGAGCCCCACCTGCCTGCCCAAAACTTTCACAGGGTGGCCCTAAGGGGGCCTGACCCCAAGGGGGCAGCCCAATGGCCCCATCTAGAAGACAGCTGAAGACTGGGGGATCTCAAGCCCTGATCTACAGAGCCCCTGGGAATTGATGCTCATTTATGTTATGCATGGCCCTTAACTGTGGAGTCTGCTTGCCCCTGTAGCCCAGTCTATACAGGGCAAAGGCTTTGAATTTACTCAGTTAGGGAAATAGCCTGGTCCTAGCTAGCTATGGAACATAAGGAAgctcagtttctttatccttcCTCCAGCCTGGGAAGTGGGAGACTAGGGTAGGAAGGTGATGCACCTGgtacccccagcccctccatacCTGGTTCCATAGTTGGGGCAGCGCACACATACAGCTGCATACTTGCTCAGTATGGGCTGTACATATTCCTGGCCCTGGTCTTCAATGGCTGGGTCTGGCAGCTGTCTGGAAGGACAGAGGGGAAAAAGGTCATCATGCCTGTCCATGGTCCTGGATGGTCAGCTGGACTAACCTAAAGTGCTAACAGCTTTCAGGTTCCTAATGAGCTCCCTGGGCTTGGAAAGCAACTGGGGAGAACCACAAGTGTTGGTTTATTCCCTTTCATGCTCAATGCCTCACATCTTTGTCTACTCATCTATTTATGACTCCATCACTGAAACCCAGGCAGCCAGATAGCATATATATTCTCTTACTGTCCCTAGAAGAGCCTTTGCAAGCAGCTTTTCATAACAGGAGTCCACTCAAGCATTGAGACTTGCCAGCCACCATAAGGGGTACTAGAGCTACAGCAATCAATAAGAACAGCCAGGGCCTATCATGGCTCTGTCCAGGATGACACACTGACTAATGACTATGTGGTCTTAGAGCTGAGCAGAGGGCTAGGCCAGCACAGCTCCCCCAAGGGAGTGGTGATGCTGAGGCTAAAGGGTAATGTTATGGTTCAGAGGCCTTGAGGCAGTTGTGGGAGGGCAGGGAGAAAAGAACGGGAGACAGACTATGAGGTGTCCTCTGAGGGTCCACTGGGGGAAGTGAGACCAACAGGGTACACAAGTGAATGCTGGGTTGTCTAGGCAGGAAATGGTATGTGTGGCAGTGGGAGGGACATATGGGACTACACTCAGAACAAAATCCAGGTTGATGAGCACCAGGATCCCTGCTGGGACAGCTAAGCCCTAGGTGTCCAGTATCTGAGGGTGCCTTGTGCAGAGGCCTATGGGCAAGGAAGATGGTGGGGGAGCTCCTCTGCCCCCAGGAACAGGCATGCCTGTGCCCAGTGCTCAACCCCAAAGTCACTAGAAAGACAGCATGTGGGAAGCTCTATCTATATCTCCTCTCACACAGAAGAGAACCTCTAGCTGCTCTGGCCTCAGGCCAGCCTGCATCAGATCTCTATGAGCACTGAGCCTCCCAGCCCACATGACCCTGACTTCCCCATCTCTCATCATCAAAGGACCCTACCAGAAATCAAGGAGAACAGCGGAGGAGTAGCAGAGGGGCCAAGGACAGCATATTTTTCAGGTTTCCTGCAGTTAGAAGCCAGACCTGGTTACTTTCATAGGCCTTTAGAGTAGCAGAACCTGCCTTCTTCTTTGCCTCAAAGCCTGAGTGGTCACCCCAGAAGAATCTGCCCACTTACGCCTCCTCATTGTTGAGCACATCCAGGAGCTGGTTAACAAGAGTATCCTTGGGGAGCACATGGCTCTGCTCCACAACCTCTAGGAAGAGCTTCTTGCCAAAGCACAGCTTCCTCCAGGGTGTCTCCAGCAGTGCATTGCTCAGTCCATAGGTCCCTGCAGGGAAGAGACCAGCTTAGCCATACAGAGGTCCAGCTATGTGATTTCAAGGTAAACTTCTGACACCTACTGGTCCACCCAACACAAGATGTTAGGgatagctgagtgtggtggcacacgcctgtaatcccagcaactcaagaagaTGAGTCAGGAAGAcccccagttcaaagccagcctcagcaatttagtgaggccctaagcaacttagtaagaacttatctcaaattaaaagggctgggaatgtggctcagtggttaaacatccctggtgTCCCCCCAAATAACAAAATGGCAGGGGTATAGCAGGTGATAGCAAAATTGAACCAGACTGCATCACTTTGGCACTCTCTAGGCTCATACCTGATCCATATCTATGGTAAGGGGTACAGAACCCAAGGCAGGGCAGAGGCAAGTGGCAACCTCAAGATTCCACAAAGTACAGATATCTAGGGGACAAGATGGACGGactaatatgaaataaaaaacttgaaCTCTAATAGGCATCCATTTCTAAGGTATGGTATGAGGGTTATCTGCAAAAATCAAGGGTGGGACAACCACCAACCCAAGGGCAGGAGGGTGCCCACCATGATAGGTCCTGACTCATGAGGAGATAGGAAGTCCTAGCCAGTGGACACACAGACAGTATACATATCCATTATACAGAGCCCACCTCTGTATACTGACTGGGTTCCTGCTAAGAGAGCAGGTGGACTCATTGCAAGGACTCTGAGCTGCAGTTTCTCAGAACAAGGAAGTTCTAAAGTGGACAGAAGGTGTGACCAAAAGAGAAAGGGTTTCTCATGTCATAAAAGTGAAGGACACACATTTGAGGGGAGAGACCCCTCAGAGCTGCTTCTCCAGAGGTCCAGGTGGCCAAGTAGCACACAGCTCTGCATCCTGGATGAGGCACCAAGGAAGCAGAGTCTGAAGCAGCTCCAGTTCCAGTCAAGTCCAGGAAGATTGCCCTGGACTCTGCTGGAGCCCCCATAGTCAAGTTGCCAGTCCCTGATGTCATTGtggtttttttccttctggaacAACTGGGAAGACAATTTAATATTGGTGCTAGGAAATTAGGAAGCCACAGGCAAAGACTGGAGTTTGATCCCACCTGACATCGTACACAAAACTAACTCAAATTGGACCAAAGACATAAATGAAAGAGCTACAACTATAAAcccttagaagaaaacatgagagGAAAGCTTCATAACCTTAGATCAGGCAATGACTTATTAAATAAGACAGCAAAAACAtaaacaacagaagaaaaaaatagggggCTTCATCCAAACTTAG
This genomic interval from Marmota flaviventris isolate mMarFla1 chromosome 1, mMarFla1.hap1, whole genome shotgun sequence contains the following:
- the Tango2 gene encoding transport and Golgi organization protein 2 homolog isoform X2, whose amino-acid sequence is MHTGLDMEEGKEGGTWLGISTRGKLGALTNYLQPQQDPEARGRGELVAHFLTTDMDSLSYLKKVSTEGHLYNGFNLIAADLSTTKGDLVCYYGNRGRPEPIVLTPGTYGLSNALLETPWRKLCFGKKLFLEVVEQSHVLPKDTLVNQLLDVLNNEEAQLPDPAIEDQGQEYVQPILSKYAAVCVRCPNYGTRTNTIILVDADGHVTFTERSMLNKDPSCWETNTYEFMLQS